The following proteins are co-located in the Acidobacteriota bacterium genome:
- a CDS encoding HDOD domain-containing protein: MSPPPDPPSRMLDFESLVRAAETLDPVPTSVTQLVRIISNDDWAFRDVEAVISLDPALTGRVLQVANSAASATLMPIGTVKDAVIRIGIGPVVSFAMAWSIGPRLRRALPEYGLSEGQLWKHSVATALAAEVVAAMTPVDVPPDAVTAGLLHDVGKIVLARFLTPPLLERLATAREHGDTTSMQAEADVLGVHHGQLGGVIARQWNLPGRLAEGITHHHSPDRVADVLCDVVHIANIAARHVAGPDFALPGDATPAPGTMSRLRLEPHDIDRLCSHVARRLDEVHARYSAIADRPTRRPA; encoded by the coding sequence GTGTCGCCCCCCCCAGACCCACCCAGCCGCATGCTCGACTTCGAGTCGCTCGTTCGTGCCGCCGAAACGCTCGATCCCGTGCCGACGAGCGTCACGCAACTCGTGCGCATCATCTCGAACGACGACTGGGCATTCCGCGACGTCGAAGCCGTCATCAGTCTCGACCCTGCGCTGACCGGCCGCGTGCTGCAGGTGGCCAACTCCGCCGCGAGCGCGACGCTCATGCCGATCGGCACGGTCAAGGACGCCGTCATCCGGATCGGCATCGGCCCGGTCGTGTCGTTTGCCATGGCCTGGAGCATCGGGCCCCGCCTTCGGCGGGCGCTGCCCGAGTACGGCCTGTCGGAGGGCCAGCTCTGGAAGCACTCGGTCGCCACGGCGCTGGCCGCCGAGGTGGTGGCCGCCATGACGCCGGTCGACGTCCCACCCGATGCGGTCACGGCCGGATTGCTCCACGACGTGGGCAAGATCGTGCTCGCACGGTTCCTGACGCCGCCGCTGCTCGAGCGCCTCGCCACCGCCCGCGAGCACGGCGACACGACGTCGATGCAGGCCGAGGCCGACGTGCTCGGGGTGCACCATGGCCAGCTCGGCGGCGTGATCGCGCGCCAGTGGAACCTGCCCGGTCGCCTCGCCGAGGGCATCACCCACCACCACTCGCCCGATCGCGTGGCCGACGTGCTGTGCGACGTCGTGCACATCGCCAACATCGCGGCGAGGCACGTGGCCGGCCCCGACTTCGCGCTGCCCGGCGATGCGACCCCGGCGCCGGGCACCATGAGCCGCCTCCGGCTCGAGCCGCACGACATCGATCGGCTCTGCAGCCACGTCGCCCGCCGACTCGACGAGGTCCACGCCCGCTACTCGGCGATCGCCGACCGCCCGACCCGCCGCCCGGCCTGA
- the tsaA gene encoding tRNA (N6-threonylcarbamoyladenosine(37)-N6)-methyltransferase TrmO, whose protein sequence is MPPVTFTPIGRVRSPFGETSQIPKGPGAEHHAEGTIEIREDLADGLIDIEGFSHLFVLWVFDRRREVTLVATPPNDDRPHGVFATRAPVRPNPIGLTVVELLRREGTHLVVRGVDMLDGTPVLDIKPYLSGVPAEKVRRGWLEEAERRQAASKPSWA, encoded by the coding sequence CTGCCTCCCGTCACCTTCACGCCCATCGGCCGCGTCCGGTCGCCGTTTGGCGAGACCTCGCAGATTCCGAAGGGCCCCGGCGCCGAGCATCACGCGGAGGGCACCATCGAGATCAGGGAAGACCTCGCCGACGGCCTGATCGACATCGAGGGCTTCTCGCACCTGTTCGTTCTCTGGGTCTTCGATCGCCGGCGAGAGGTCACGCTCGTCGCTACGCCGCCGAACGACGACCGGCCGCACGGCGTGTTCGCCACGCGGGCGCCCGTCCGCCCCAACCCGATCGGGCTCACCGTGGTCGAACTGCTGCGGCGCGAGGGGACCCACCTCGTCGTGCGCGGCGTCGACATGCTCGACGGCACGCCGGTGCTGGACATCAAGCCGTACCTGTCGGGCGTGCCGGCCGAGAAGGTGCGCCGCGGGTGGCTCGAAGAGGCCGAGCGCCGTCAGGCGGCGTCGAAACCCTCCTGGGCCTGA
- the moaA gene encoding GTP 3',8-cyclase MoaA, with translation MPLIDAHGRPLRNLRLSVTDRCNLRCAYCMPETHYVWIPRHDILTFEETARLVAVFVSLGVDRVRITGGEPLMRADLPILVAQLAARERLTDLALTTNGVMLAALAHPLRDAGLRRVTVSLDTLRPDRFEALTRTSALGRTLAGIDAATEAFGGVKLDTVVMRGVNDDEIVPLVEFARARGAEIRFIEYMDVGGATRWSMDQVVTRAEILRTLGHAFGPVTPIIEDSSAPAERFRLGDGTSVGIIASTTSPFCGRCDRARLTADGTWLLCLYATHGLDLRALLRGGASDDEIRQVVTRRWTTRDDRGAERRLEVTRREALASVETLRQNRHLEMHRRGG, from the coding sequence ATGCCACTCATCGACGCGCACGGACGGCCGCTCCGCAACCTCCGCCTGTCGGTGACCGACCGCTGCAACCTGCGGTGCGCCTACTGCATGCCGGAGACGCACTACGTGTGGATCCCGCGCCACGACATCCTCACGTTCGAGGAGACGGCGCGTCTGGTCGCTGTCTTCGTGTCGCTCGGCGTCGACCGCGTCCGGATCACAGGCGGGGAACCGTTGATGCGCGCCGACCTCCCGATCCTCGTCGCGCAGCTCGCGGCGCGCGAACGACTGACCGACCTGGCGCTGACCACCAACGGCGTGATGCTCGCGGCGCTTGCGCACCCGCTGCGCGACGCCGGCCTTCGACGGGTCACGGTGAGCCTCGACACGCTCCGGCCCGACCGGTTCGAGGCCCTGACGCGCACCAGCGCGCTGGGGCGGACGCTCGCGGGCATCGACGCCGCCACCGAGGCCTTCGGGGGCGTCAAGCTCGACACGGTCGTCATGCGCGGCGTGAACGACGACGAGATCGTGCCGCTCGTCGAGTTCGCGCGGGCGCGCGGTGCGGAGATCCGATTCATCGAGTACATGGACGTGGGCGGCGCGACGCGCTGGTCGATGGATCAGGTCGTGACGCGCGCCGAGATCCTCCGCACGCTCGGCCACGCGTTCGGCCCCGTCACGCCCATCATCGAGGACTCATCGGCACCGGCCGAGCGGTTCCGCCTCGGCGACGGCACGAGCGTCGGCATCATCGCTTCGACCACGTCACCGTTCTGCGGCCGCTGCGACAGGGCCCGCCTGACGGCGGATGGAACCTGGCTGCTGTGTCTCTACGCCACGCACGGCCTCGATCTGCGGGCGCTGCTCCGCGGAGGGGCGAGCGACGACGAGATTCGGCAGGTCGTGACCCGGCGGTGGACGACCCGTGACGACAGGGGCGCCGAGCGCCGCCTCGAGGTCACGCGCCGCGAGGCGCTGGCCTCGGTGGAGACCCTGCGCCAGAACCGGCACCTCGAAATGCACCGGCGGGGCGGCTGA
- a CDS encoding carbohydrate-binding family 9-like protein → MARLHVDPDAPSPGHYEVARLTVEGGEGVDPRAAHWAALPCLEWGPVPYRTAFRAAWTDEAFWFRFDCHDDRPWYTMSRRDDCLWEEEVVEVFLDPEGAGRDYAEIEISPANVVCDVRVRTPWPSLVSDLTWNAEGLDTHVAPWPDGGAGGWTALGRLPWQALLALSPGAAAQLPPRRGDRWAFNVFRIKRPGGPAAPEDGAIYAAWSVPDAPSFHVPAAFRPLVFAGPHDPPGAVV, encoded by the coding sequence GTGGCCCGCCTCCACGTCGACCCCGATGCGCCGTCGCCCGGCCACTACGAGGTGGCGCGGCTGACCGTGGAGGGAGGGGAGGGCGTCGACCCGCGTGCGGCGCACTGGGCCGCCCTGCCCTGTCTCGAGTGGGGGCCGGTCCCGTACCGGACCGCGTTTCGCGCGGCCTGGACCGACGAGGCCTTCTGGTTCCGCTTCGACTGCCACGACGACCGGCCGTGGTACACGATGAGCCGACGCGACGACTGCCTGTGGGAAGAAGAGGTGGTGGAGGTATTCCTCGATCCCGAGGGGGCAGGCCGCGACTACGCCGAGATCGAGATCAGCCCGGCCAACGTGGTCTGCGACGTGCGGGTGAGAACGCCGTGGCCATCGCTCGTGAGCGATCTCACCTGGAACGCTGAAGGCCTCGACACGCACGTGGCGCCGTGGCCGGACGGCGGCGCGGGCGGGTGGACGGCGCTCGGCCGCCTGCCGTGGCAGGCTCTCCTGGCGCTGTCGCCCGGCGCCGCGGCACAGCTCCCGCCCCGGCGAGGCGACCGCTGGGCGTTCAACGTTTTCCGGATCAAGCGGCCGGGCGGCCCGGCCGCACCCGAGGACGGCGCGATCTACGCCGCCTGGTCGGTGCCGGATGCGCCGAGTTTCCACGTGCCGGCGGCGTTTCGGCCGCTGGTCTTCGCCGGGCCGCACGACCCACCGGGCGCTGTCGTCTGA